The following nucleotide sequence is from Candidatus Atribacteria bacterium ADurb.Bin276.
ATTTGGGCATCGGCAAAAAGGGCCTTGGCGAAAAGAACTTTCCTCTGGTTCCCTCCACTCAAATACTGTACTTCAGTTTTCACTGATGGTGTAACAATTTTTAGCGCTTTCACTAAATTTTGTGCTTGATTTCCCTCTTTTTTTAGGTGGATAAAGCCTTGAGTGAGTACTTCTTTAAGATTAGAAAGAGTAATGTTTTTGGCTAAAGAAAGGGGGAGTACCAAACCTTCCTTACGCATATTTTCCGGAATAAAAAATAATCCCTTTTCTAAGGCATCATAAATGCTGGTAGGAGAATAAGTTTCTCCTCTTAAAAACATCTTTCCCTGAGAAAAAGGTATAAGTCCGGCAAGCAAACGAATAAGTTCATGGCAACCTGAATCGTTTCCTCCAAGAATCCCGAGTATCTCCTCCTTGTGTAATGAGAGGTTTACATTTTGAAGGATGTTATAACAGGAAATTTCTTTAAGCTCTAAAATTTTTTCCCCAACCGGTTTTTTAATAACTGTAGAGAAATCAAGCTTATGCCCCGCCATTTTTTCAATTAAGGTTTCTTTATTTAGATCCCCTTTTTGGAAAGTACCAACTCCTTGTCCATTTCTTAACACAGTTATTCTTTGAGAAATTTCTAAAACTTCATCTAAATAGTGGGAAATGTAGAGTATTCCTATCCCTTGTTGTTGAAGTTGATGAATTAAGCTAAACAAAAAATCTACTTGTGATCCGGTTAAAGATGCGGTTGGTTCGTCGAGGAGAAGAACTTTAGCTTTATTACGAGCTAGTACTTTTAAGATGGCAACCTCCTGGCGGGCTGCTACGGATAAAGCAGCAACTAACTCGGTAGGTTGAATACTTAAGCCATAAGAGCGAATCCTCTCCTCAGCCTCTTGTTTCATGGTAGGAAAGTCTATACTTCCCCAACGGGTGCGAGGTTCCATCCCTAAAAATATATTCTCTGCTACGGTCAACCAGGGAACCAATTGTTGTTCCTGATAAACGGTAGCAATTCCGTTTAATCTGGCTTGATAAGGATTCAAAGATCGAAAAGAC
It contains:
- the rbsA_14 gene encoding Ribose import ATP-binding protein RbsA; translation: MDENQPLLNIVNVSKSFPGVRALNKVNMTLISGEVHALVGENGAGKSTLVKIISGAYAPDEGSIDIGDKSFRSLNPYQARLNGIATVYQEQQLVPWLTVAENIFLGMEPRTRWGSIDFPTMKQEAEERIRSYGLSIQPTELVAALSVAARQEVAILKVLARNKAKVLLLDEPTASLTGSQVDFLFSLIHQLQQQGIGILYISHYLDEVLEISQRITVLRNGQGVGTFQKGDLNKETLIEKMAGHKLDFSTVIKKPVGEKILELKEISCYNILQNVNLSLHKEEILGILGGNDSGCHELIRLLAGLIPFSQGKMFLRGETYSPTSIYDALEKGLFFIPENMRKEGLVLPLSLAKNITLSNLKEVLTQGFIHLKKEGNQAQNLVKALKIVTPSVKTEVQYLSGGNQRKVLFAKALFADAQIWLLEEPTQGVDVEARQEIHRLLFDIKSKQKSILLVSSDLEELITVADRIIILRRGQIVEEIADSSSTSPKELLQAMLGG